A stretch of Pelagicoccus enzymogenes DNA encodes these proteins:
- the purD gene encoding phosphoribosylamine--glycine ligase gives MSENSPLTALVVGSGGREHTLAAACVKSPLVSRTIAAPGNPGIAADCDCFDVAADDIAGLVALAKKESVDFVIVGPEVPLTLGLVDELQKENILAYGPKADGGRLEGSKNYTKEVLLKYNIPTGAAASFTESAAAIEYLQTASMPIVIKADGLAAGKGVIIAQDLDEATKTVTDMIDGGAFGDASKEVLIEECLFGEETSIHVIVSGKDYVILPTSQDHKQAYEGDIGPNTGGMGAYSPADLINDALMAEIEESIVKPSVEGIAAEGIDFRGTLFIGLMITKNGPKVLEFNTRFGDPETQVLLTRLETDPVKIMLAAAKGELGKLDVKVRDDYAMVVVLASNGYPGSYPKGEVISFPDSVGEQEIIFHAGTKFDADKNVVTNGGRVLGVTALGPDLKTAADKAYALCDKIDFKSKYLRRDIGFKELNRQK, from the coding sequence ATGTCTGAAAACTCTCCTCTTACAGCCCTAGTCGTCGGATCCGGCGGTCGCGAGCACACACTCGCAGCCGCGTGCGTGAAAAGCCCCCTGGTCAGCCGCACCATCGCCGCGCCCGGAAATCCAGGCATTGCGGCGGATTGCGATTGCTTCGACGTAGCCGCAGACGACATCGCAGGCCTCGTCGCCTTGGCCAAGAAGGAGTCAGTCGACTTCGTGATCGTAGGGCCAGAGGTTCCCCTCACCCTCGGCCTGGTAGACGAGTTGCAAAAAGAGAACATCCTCGCCTACGGTCCCAAAGCCGACGGAGGACGCCTCGAAGGCTCCAAGAACTACACCAAGGAAGTTCTCCTCAAGTACAATATCCCTACGGGTGCCGCCGCCAGCTTCACGGAATCAGCAGCCGCCATCGAGTACCTTCAGACAGCTTCGATGCCGATCGTCATCAAGGCAGACGGATTGGCCGCCGGCAAGGGCGTCATCATCGCCCAGGACTTGGACGAAGCCACAAAGACTGTGACCGACATGATCGACGGCGGCGCATTCGGGGACGCCTCTAAGGAAGTACTCATCGAAGAGTGCCTCTTCGGCGAGGAGACATCCATCCACGTCATCGTCTCTGGAAAGGACTACGTCATTCTCCCCACCAGCCAAGACCACAAGCAGGCCTACGAAGGCGACATCGGTCCCAACACAGGTGGCATGGGAGCCTACTCCCCAGCTGACCTGATCAACGACGCCCTCATGGCCGAGATCGAAGAGAGCATCGTAAAACCTTCAGTGGAAGGCATCGCCGCTGAGGGCATTGACTTCCGCGGCACCCTCTTCATCGGGCTCATGATCACCAAGAACGGACCCAAGGTACTCGAGTTCAATACCCGCTTTGGGGATCCCGAGACCCAGGTGCTGCTCACTCGCCTGGAGACTGATCCCGTGAAAATCATGCTCGCCGCCGCGAAGGGCGAGCTGGGTAAACTCGACGTCAAGGTGAGAGACGACTACGCTATGGTTGTGGTGCTCGCCAGCAACGGCTACCCAGGCTCCTACCCGAAGGGCGAAGTTATCTCCTTCCCGGATTCCGTAGGAGAGCAAGAAATCATCTTTCACGCCGGCACGAAGTTCGACGCGGACAAGAACGTGGTTACCAACGGAGGGCGCGTCCTCGGCGTTACCGCCCTCGGCCCCGATCTGAAGACCGCCGCCGACAAAGCCTACGCTCTCTGCGACAAGATCGACTTCAAGTCTAAGTACCTTCGTCGCGATATCGGTTTTAAGGAACTGAATCGGCAGAAGTAG
- a CDS encoding bifunctional proline dehydrogenase/L-glutamate gamma-semialdehyde dehydrogenase, with translation MEEGIISRSVELAERWQKESNRLKTKRQLEFDEKVAKMVRNPVNKVFLTELIDQSFRPREAKRVADQIGYLLGKYKNVDLFDAFESLLIELFNKVGKRVPGVSVPAIVGRIRSETSGVILEGEEEALAKHVSRRKKEKIGSNVNIIGEALLGEEEAAKRIQIYKDALDSDSVNYLSIKISTIYSQITPLAFEETVEVLVERLSELFRSAQKNRFAAENGEMQQKFINLDMEEYRDLALTVEAFQRTLDLPEFKGLRAGIVLQAYLPDTYEWHRKLTEWAKARVADGGAPIKMRIVKGANMDMEQTESSMRGWPQAPYHEKLDTDANYKRMLRYALQPENARCVELGIASHNLFELAHAHLLAEELGTSQHLVFEMLEGMADATVKALNNEGRPILLYAPVATKAHFTHAIAYYVRRLDENTSPQNFLTHSFNLEPGDEDWTFLANQFRFSFGRISRLRGEPFRLQDRLNEQSGRSRSTFQSDRFREEPDTDWTLAANRDWAELIRGKWKAVPKGKVEEIPISVGDEFLYEGLDTQEIIDHSQYEENLPIARYALARIDDIDRAMEIAASDASGWARMGSSERHEILSSAAEELRQARGDLIGVAAAEVGKLFSETDPEVSEAIDFAEFYPFAMRRFEERANLKFRGKGVGVVIPPWNFPIAIPAGGVLASLAAGNNTIIKPSPQATYCSWLICQALWKAGVPKSALQFLPCRNDPEASHIAMHPKTAYVIFTGSTRTALNMLKKRPQLPLYAETGGKNAMIVSSMADRDKAIADIIQSAYGNSGQKCSATSLVILQRSLFEDEAFRSSLVDAAKSLPVGYAWDFKSKFGPLANPVGGPLKKAIESIGKDEEWALRPELSEKDPHMVTPGILWNVTQSSFCYRKELFGPVIGVMCYDSLDEAIRLVNETDYGLTSGIHSLDEREIAQWREAIRAGNLYINRGTTGAIVLRQPFGGMAKSAIGPGVKVGGWNYPLEFCDAEETGLPRDRRPNDPLLTRFDFMIESFPDEIDEIEAARLRAAFESSLYEYENVFSKIEDYFKIRGETNQSRYLKIHDMAVRIEASDSPFSIFSRLFNAYISKTELTISVSPDVQEELRDWLRMHAPDLLAEFIVEAQSELCARMTEYERIRFASSEQVSDEIWSAAAKRGIYVAASPPLIDARLELLLYFREQCVTHCYHRYGNLGQHQLDVHAADVLAPGALPEEVYVSNGDEESEEDDE, from the coding sequence ATGGAGGAAGGAATCATATCTCGAAGTGTCGAGCTCGCGGAGCGTTGGCAGAAAGAAAGCAACCGTCTCAAGACGAAGCGTCAGCTGGAGTTTGACGAAAAGGTGGCAAAGATGGTGCGCAATCCGGTTAACAAAGTTTTCCTTACGGAGCTCATCGACCAGAGTTTCCGTCCGCGCGAAGCGAAGCGGGTCGCCGATCAAATCGGGTATTTGCTAGGCAAATACAAGAACGTCGACTTGTTCGATGCCTTCGAGTCGCTATTGATCGAATTGTTTAACAAGGTAGGCAAGCGGGTTCCCGGCGTATCGGTTCCAGCAATTGTCGGGCGAATCAGATCGGAGACTTCCGGGGTGATTCTGGAAGGGGAGGAAGAGGCCCTCGCCAAGCACGTTAGCCGTCGGAAAAAGGAAAAGATCGGGTCGAACGTCAACATAATCGGAGAAGCCTTGCTGGGAGAAGAAGAAGCGGCGAAGCGTATCCAAATTTACAAGGACGCGCTCGATTCGGATTCTGTTAACTATCTTTCGATTAAAATTTCGACCATCTACTCTCAGATCACGCCGCTTGCGTTCGAAGAGACCGTCGAGGTTTTGGTCGAGCGTTTGAGCGAACTTTTTCGCAGCGCCCAGAAGAACCGTTTTGCAGCGGAAAACGGGGAAATGCAGCAGAAGTTCATAAACCTCGACATGGAAGAGTACAGGGATCTCGCTCTCACGGTGGAAGCGTTCCAGCGGACTCTCGACCTTCCGGAATTCAAAGGCCTGAGGGCAGGAATCGTCTTGCAGGCGTACCTCCCGGACACCTACGAATGGCATCGAAAGTTGACGGAGTGGGCCAAGGCCCGCGTCGCCGACGGCGGAGCTCCCATCAAGATGCGAATCGTGAAGGGGGCGAACATGGATATGGAGCAAACAGAGTCGTCTATGCGTGGATGGCCTCAAGCTCCCTATCATGAAAAACTGGATACGGATGCCAACTACAAGCGAATGCTGCGTTATGCGCTCCAGCCTGAGAACGCGCGCTGTGTCGAACTAGGAATCGCTTCGCATAACCTGTTCGAATTGGCTCACGCCCATCTTTTAGCGGAGGAACTGGGGACTTCGCAGCATTTGGTTTTCGAAATGTTGGAAGGCATGGCCGATGCGACGGTGAAGGCCTTGAATAACGAGGGCAGGCCGATCCTTCTTTACGCTCCGGTCGCGACCAAAGCTCACTTCACCCACGCGATTGCCTATTACGTGCGTCGTCTTGACGAGAATACCAGCCCGCAAAACTTCCTGACGCATAGTTTCAACTTGGAACCGGGCGACGAAGATTGGACCTTCTTGGCGAACCAATTCCGCTTTTCCTTCGGACGGATCAGTCGTTTGAGAGGCGAGCCGTTTCGCTTGCAGGACAGGCTCAACGAGCAGAGCGGTCGTTCGCGGTCAACCTTCCAGAGCGACCGGTTTCGCGAGGAACCGGATACGGATTGGACATTGGCTGCCAATCGCGATTGGGCAGAGCTTATTCGTGGCAAGTGGAAAGCGGTACCCAAGGGCAAAGTTGAAGAGATCCCGATTTCCGTTGGGGATGAATTCCTGTATGAGGGATTGGATACGCAGGAAATAATCGACCATTCGCAGTACGAAGAGAACTTGCCAATTGCTCGTTACGCGCTTGCGAGAATCGATGATATCGACAGGGCGATGGAGATTGCGGCGTCGGACGCGAGCGGCTGGGCCAGAATGGGCTCGTCTGAGAGGCATGAGATTTTGAGCTCCGCGGCGGAGGAATTACGGCAAGCGCGCGGAGACTTGATAGGAGTCGCGGCAGCGGAAGTGGGCAAGCTCTTCAGCGAGACGGATCCGGAAGTCTCGGAGGCGATCGACTTTGCGGAGTTCTATCCATTTGCGATGCGCCGTTTCGAGGAGCGAGCCAATCTGAAGTTCAGAGGAAAAGGAGTGGGCGTTGTCATTCCTCCGTGGAATTTTCCGATCGCGATCCCCGCTGGCGGCGTTTTAGCCTCTTTGGCTGCCGGTAACAACACGATCATAAAGCCGTCGCCGCAAGCGACCTATTGTAGCTGGCTGATATGCCAAGCTCTTTGGAAGGCGGGAGTGCCTAAGTCAGCATTGCAGTTTTTGCCTTGCCGCAATGACCCGGAAGCAAGCCATATCGCGATGCATCCAAAAACTGCATACGTAATTTTCACGGGCAGCACGCGCACCGCTCTCAACATGCTGAAGAAACGTCCTCAACTTCCGCTCTATGCCGAAACGGGAGGCAAGAATGCGATGATCGTCTCGTCGATGGCGGATCGCGACAAAGCGATTGCGGACATTATCCAGTCAGCCTACGGAAATTCCGGACAAAAGTGTTCCGCGACCTCGTTGGTCATCTTGCAGCGTTCGCTCTTCGAAGACGAAGCGTTCCGTTCTTCGTTGGTGGATGCAGCGAAGAGCCTGCCAGTAGGCTACGCATGGGATTTCAAAAGCAAGTTTGGACCCTTGGCGAATCCGGTTGGAGGGCCCTTAAAGAAAGCGATCGAGTCTATCGGCAAGGACGAAGAGTGGGCGCTTCGTCCAGAGCTATCGGAAAAGGATCCGCACATGGTAACTCCGGGAATCTTGTGGAACGTGACCCAGTCGTCTTTCTGCTACCGGAAGGAGCTCTTTGGCCCAGTGATTGGCGTAATGTGCTACGATAGCTTGGACGAGGCCATTCGCTTGGTGAACGAAACGGACTACGGTTTGACCTCTGGTATCCACTCTTTGGACGAACGGGAAATCGCTCAATGGCGCGAGGCGATCCGAGCTGGTAATCTATATATCAACCGCGGCACGACGGGTGCGATCGTTTTGCGTCAACCATTCGGTGGAATGGCGAAGTCGGCGATCGGTCCTGGTGTGAAGGTCGGCGGTTGGAATTATCCCTTGGAGTTCTGCGATGCCGAAGAGACAGGCTTGCCGCGGGATCGCCGACCAAACGACCCGCTGTTGACTCGATTCGATTTTATGATCGAGAGCTTTCCCGACGAGATCGACGAGATCGAAGCCGCTCGTTTGAGGGCGGCCTTCGAGAGTTCGCTTTACGAGTACGAGAATGTTTTCAGCAAAATCGAAGATTACTTCAAGATACGCGGTGAAACGAATCAAAGCCGGTATTTGAAAATCCATGACATGGCAGTCCGTATCGAGGCTTCTGATTCGCCCTTCAGCATTTTTTCTCGGCTTTTTAACGCCTACATTTCCAAGACGGAGCTCACGATCAGCGTTTCGCCAGATGTGCAAGAGGAACTGAGGGATTGGTTGCGAATGCACGCTCCGGACCTCCTGGCGGAGTTCATTGTCGAGGCGCAATCAGAGCTTTGCGCTCGCATGACTGAATACGAGCGGATCCGTTTCGCGAGCTCTGAGCAAGTCTCCGATGAGATTTGGAGCGCGGCCGCTAAGCGGGGCATCTATGTGGCTGCCAGTCCGCCATTGATCGATGCCCGATTGGAGCTGTTGCTCTACTTCCGAGAACAGTGCGTGACGCACTGCTACCATCGCTATGGAAATCTGGGTCAGCATCAGCTCGACGTCCATGCTGCGGATGTGCTGGCGCCTGGCGCGCTGCCTGAAGAAGTGTATGTATCGAATGGAGACGAGGAAAGCGAGGAGGACGACGAATAG
- a CDS encoding LOG family protein, with amino-acid sequence MNQESFWISDDGLITSIKKSSEPNNVILTITFKLRSESEVAFVSERLEHIQFSERSSLARIGIEIYTPHPPRINRDRLILEGTAFVYDTDFPCAPYADKLLQTGIAAGRLFYAPENQKLSSDEIWQALQENRIKLPNTTSIDRFGRVFLTPHKVQYTLPKNVTELDHLRLVKGLLPRTFLDKVQKREDLSVVSIEPHSGLLTSCSMYLKEHYVVLNRGEGNFGLHSGAVLLDPIKTFGTGVILEIYNRSDQPVINPVVSIEVYHAPHFDRDRIAEKRDQRMVFFSNLDKIYRQLDAKPKQQFDRLRPTTDISLRGQSAKTDNQSILIRADNAIKEELKRVARNGHFGFRTVNQALRKGDQEADTLVLDYFPGLAEHIEILANINRLKLKNIVFRKATPLQEFFLTNEAHSHLETYQQLGIKVYWLTLDDLYVHAYKHDHGYFIREEEVERFLACTILAFYGSALEMDPEEERKISELVVRMTDFFGNNVGILTGGGEGVMGLANDVARHRGCLTGAAFLELEAQPPKVGVNFFNTFQETNRHNRQKWFQVADFCIFNLGGAGTMEEIGIELCNMKLGIRPRVPYVFYHDTYWKQLEEQFSQLVSDGRMPAWMKEQLLFCGDSEEIINFYRKSLQIL; translated from the coding sequence ATGAATCAAGAATCCTTCTGGATCAGCGATGACGGACTCATCACTTCCATCAAGAAATCGTCCGAGCCAAACAACGTCATCCTCACGATCACTTTCAAACTGCGTTCCGAATCGGAAGTGGCCTTCGTTTCAGAACGTCTCGAACATATCCAATTCAGCGAACGCAGTTCGCTCGCCCGTATCGGCATCGAGATCTACACCCCGCACCCGCCCCGCATCAATCGCGACCGCCTGATATTGGAAGGAACCGCCTTCGTCTACGACACCGACTTTCCCTGCGCTCCCTACGCCGACAAGCTCCTGCAAACAGGGATCGCCGCTGGTCGCCTTTTTTACGCTCCCGAAAATCAAAAACTTTCGTCCGACGAGATTTGGCAAGCCTTGCAGGAAAATCGTATCAAACTGCCGAATACAACTTCCATCGATCGATTCGGCCGCGTTTTCCTCACTCCCCACAAAGTCCAGTATACCCTTCCCAAAAACGTAACGGAGCTCGACCACCTGCGCCTCGTCAAAGGCCTGCTCCCCCGAACCTTTCTCGACAAGGTCCAAAAGCGAGAGGACCTTTCCGTGGTTTCCATCGAACCGCACTCCGGACTGCTCACAAGCTGCTCGATGTACCTAAAAGAGCACTACGTCGTGCTCAATCGAGGCGAAGGAAATTTCGGCCTGCATTCCGGAGCCGTCCTGCTCGACCCCATCAAGACCTTCGGCACCGGCGTCATTCTCGAAATCTATAATCGAAGCGACCAGCCGGTAATCAACCCGGTAGTCTCGATCGAGGTTTACCACGCGCCGCATTTCGATCGCGACCGCATCGCTGAAAAACGCGACCAACGCATGGTATTCTTCTCCAACCTCGACAAGATTTACCGCCAGCTTGACGCCAAGCCAAAACAGCAATTCGACCGCCTTCGCCCCACGACCGACATATCGCTACGCGGACAAAGCGCCAAGACAGACAACCAAAGTATCCTTATCCGAGCGGACAACGCGATCAAGGAAGAGCTCAAACGCGTCGCTCGTAACGGACACTTCGGCTTCCGCACTGTAAACCAGGCGTTGCGCAAAGGAGACCAAGAAGCCGACACCCTAGTGCTCGACTACTTCCCTGGCCTGGCGGAGCACATTGAAATTTTAGCCAACATCAACCGGCTCAAGCTGAAAAACATCGTTTTTCGCAAAGCCACGCCCCTCCAAGAGTTTTTCCTAACCAACGAAGCGCACTCGCACCTCGAGACCTACCAGCAACTCGGTATCAAAGTGTATTGGCTGACCTTGGACGACCTTTACGTCCACGCCTACAAGCACGACCACGGCTACTTCATTCGCGAAGAGGAAGTGGAACGATTCCTAGCCTGCACCATCCTGGCGTTTTACGGCTCCGCTCTTGAGATGGACCCCGAGGAGGAACGCAAAATCAGCGAACTGGTAGTCCGCATGACCGACTTCTTCGGCAATAACGTGGGCATCCTTACCGGAGGCGGCGAGGGAGTAATGGGCCTCGCCAACGACGTCGCCCGGCACCGCGGTTGCCTCACAGGAGCCGCCTTCCTCGAGCTCGAAGCTCAGCCCCCGAAAGTTGGCGTCAACTTTTTCAACACATTCCAGGAAACAAACCGACATAACCGCCAGAAGTGGTTCCAGGTGGCTGACTTCTGCATCTTCAACCTGGGAGGTGCAGGCACGATGGAAGAAATAGGGATCGAGCTATGCAACATGAAGCTCGGGATCCGGCCACGCGTACCCTACGTTTTCTACCACGACACCTATTGGAAACAATTGGAGGAGCAATTCAGCCAACTGGTTTCCGACGGTCGCATGCCTGCTTGGATGAAGGAACAACTCCTCTTCTGCGGTGATTCCGAGGAGATCATAAACTTCTACCGGAAAAGCTTACAGATCTTGTAG
- a CDS encoding FKBP-type peptidyl-prolyl cis-trans isomerase: protein MKKFLAIAAFCALSMPVWGQLADMIEMPVEEDASPSYTDEELLRSWGWLLAERFTLRDLDITEEELDWIAAGMLSQIQGEEPATDLSQSQLALQEYFSEREQIIRERELKLMQRQLEENRRQGQEFFDSLFGKPGMLSLGTGLFYEILEPGNDVHPKQSDTVVVHYEGRFLDNTVFDTTVGEKPVAFKLNEVIPGWTQGIPLIGEGGKIKLYVPSDLGYGDEGRPGVPPASTLVFEVQLLSVGLPDEAGSAAGADSTSAAQDSAQ, encoded by the coding sequence ATGAAAAAGTTTCTAGCGATAGCAGCCTTTTGCGCCCTTTCGATGCCAGTTTGGGGTCAACTTGCAGACATGATCGAAATGCCTGTGGAAGAAGACGCTTCGCCCAGCTATACGGACGAGGAGTTGCTGCGTTCGTGGGGCTGGCTTTTGGCGGAGCGGTTCACTTTACGAGATCTGGACATCACAGAAGAGGAGCTCGATTGGATCGCAGCCGGGATGCTGAGCCAGATCCAGGGCGAGGAGCCGGCTACCGATTTGAGCCAGTCGCAACTGGCGTTGCAGGAGTATTTTTCAGAAAGGGAGCAGATCATTCGCGAGCGGGAGTTGAAGCTGATGCAACGTCAGCTCGAGGAGAATCGTCGCCAGGGACAGGAGTTTTTCGATTCTTTGTTTGGCAAGCCGGGCATGCTTTCCTTGGGCACCGGTTTGTTCTACGAAATCTTGGAGCCGGGCAACGACGTGCATCCTAAGCAGTCGGACACGGTCGTGGTACACTACGAGGGACGTTTCTTGGACAACACGGTCTTCGACACGACCGTGGGCGAAAAGCCGGTCGCCTTTAAGCTCAACGAGGTGATTCCAGGGTGGACCCAAGGGATTCCCTTGATCGGGGAAGGTGGAAAGATAAAGCTGTACGTGCCATCGGATCTTGGATACGGCGACGAAGGACGTCCTGGCGTGCCGCCAGCGTCTACCTTGGTTTTCGAAGTGCAGCTACTGAGCGTAGGGCTGCCCGACGAGGCTGGTAGCGCTGCAGGCGCTGACTCCACTTCTGCCGCGCAGGATTCGGCTCAGTAG
- a CDS encoding glycosyltransferase family 4 protein, with product MRLALVTETFPPEVNGVSMTLGRLCEGLAKRGWSLLVVRPVQEHEEVDAVSPPQPFEEFVVAGVPLPGYSSLRMGEPAGFSLHRMWKENRPDIVHIATEGPLGVAALIAAKLLRIPVSSTFHTNFDQYSDHYSVGGVQRLMSAYLRRIHNFCACTLAPTQQMADALASEGYLNTGVLSRGVDTELFSPEKRDAALRKSWEIPEGGRAIVYVGRIAKEKNIDLVVRAYQAMARQNPGDRLVLVGGGPELERLKRKYPHIHYAGMRKGDDLARHYASGDIFLFASVTETFGNVVTEAMASGLSVCTYDYAVGREYVKPNENGFLAAFDDPDDFVEKAVALGECSDEELRLIGSAARKTAEGISWDAVVESFQSSLREVVDRTRG from the coding sequence ATGAGACTTGCGCTTGTCACGGAAACGTTTCCTCCGGAAGTTAACGGCGTATCCATGACTTTGGGACGCCTCTGCGAAGGGCTTGCCAAGCGAGGATGGAGCCTTTTGGTCGTGCGACCGGTACAGGAGCACGAGGAGGTCGACGCGGTTTCTCCACCGCAACCCTTCGAGGAGTTTGTAGTGGCAGGTGTGCCCTTGCCCGGATATTCGAGCCTTCGCATGGGAGAGCCCGCAGGGTTCAGCCTGCACCGCATGTGGAAGGAGAACAGGCCGGATATCGTCCACATTGCCACCGAGGGACCGCTGGGCGTGGCGGCCCTGATCGCGGCGAAGCTTTTGCGGATCCCCGTGAGCTCCACTTTTCACACGAACTTCGACCAGTACAGCGACCACTACAGTGTGGGAGGCGTGCAGCGATTGATGTCTGCGTATTTGCGCAGGATTCACAATTTTTGCGCCTGTACCTTGGCTCCGACCCAGCAGATGGCGGATGCTCTCGCGAGCGAAGGCTATCTCAATACGGGAGTGCTTTCGCGGGGAGTCGATACTGAGCTTTTTTCTCCGGAGAAGCGGGACGCGGCCCTGCGTAAGTCCTGGGAAATTCCGGAAGGTGGCCGTGCTATCGTCTATGTCGGGCGCATCGCGAAAGAAAAGAATATCGACTTGGTGGTGCGAGCGTATCAGGCGATGGCGCGTCAAAATCCAGGTGACCGATTGGTTCTGGTAGGCGGGGGGCCGGAACTCGAACGATTGAAGCGGAAGTATCCGCACATTCACTACGCCGGCATGAGGAAAGGCGACGACTTGGCAAGGCACTATGCCTCTGGCGACATCTTTCTCTTCGCGAGCGTGACCGAAACCTTTGGCAACGTGGTGACGGAAGCCATGGCCTCGGGCTTGTCCGTGTGCACTTACGATTACGCGGTGGGACGCGAGTATGTGAAGCCGAACGAAAACGGATTCCTTGCGGCTTTCGACGACCCGGACGACTTCGTGGAAAAGGCGGTGGCCTTGGGCGAATGTAGCGACGAGGAGTTGCGTCTCATCGGTTCGGCGGCGCGTAAAACGGCTGAAGGAATCAGCTGGGACGCCGTGGTTGAGAGCTTTCAGTCCTCGTTGCGGGAGGTCGTTGATCGGACTCGCGGTTAA
- a CDS encoding diacylglycerol/lipid kinase family protein, whose product MATELAFIVNPISGKRLKGPERVARVRAFVEAQKLNAVVWPTERAGHAPELAQRALEQGVKRLVAVGGDGTINEVGRMIVGSPCEFGLVPMGSGNGLARHIGIPLEFERALKLAATGSAIKVDTGEANGRPFFNVMGIGFDAEVGRRFNETEGRGLMNYMREGWKAFRGYRSLECDIETNLGSKSLSAYIVAVANSSQYGSNAFIAPDASMTDGKLNLVAIAEPNFLSFFILIWRMFSKKLYHSPRVTPICAESFTLRMKDGGFFHVDGEIFKCGKNLTVKACPKSLRIVAMTC is encoded by the coding sequence ATGGCAACGGAACTGGCATTCATCGTAAATCCGATATCGGGTAAGCGGCTTAAGGGCCCGGAGCGTGTCGCTCGGGTTCGAGCATTCGTAGAAGCTCAGAAGTTGAATGCCGTCGTATGGCCGACCGAGCGAGCGGGACATGCCCCCGAGTTGGCCCAGCGAGCTCTCGAGCAAGGCGTGAAACGCCTGGTGGCGGTAGGTGGAGACGGCACCATCAATGAAGTGGGTCGCATGATCGTGGGCTCTCCTTGCGAATTCGGATTGGTGCCGATGGGGTCCGGCAATGGCTTGGCGCGACACATCGGAATTCCGCTCGAATTCGAAAGGGCCCTTAAGCTGGCGGCGACCGGCAGCGCCATCAAGGTGGACACGGGAGAGGCGAACGGACGTCCGTTTTTCAACGTGATGGGCATCGGCTTCGATGCGGAGGTCGGGCGTCGTTTCAATGAGACGGAAGGTCGGGGCTTGATGAACTACATGCGGGAAGGGTGGAAGGCGTTTCGCGGTTACCGCTCCCTCGAGTGCGACATCGAAACGAATTTGGGCTCCAAGTCCTTGAGCGCTTACATCGTGGCGGTGGCCAATTCCTCCCAGTATGGAAGCAATGCGTTCATCGCTCCCGACGCGTCGATGACGGATGGGAAACTGAATCTCGTTGCCATCGCGGAGCCAAATTTCCTGAGCTTTTTCATCCTGATTTGGCGAATGTTCAGCAAAAAGCTCTACCACAGCCCACGCGTTACTCCGATCTGCGCGGAGAGTTTCACGCTTCGGATGAAGGATGGCGGCTTTTTTCACGTGGATGGCGAGATCTTCAAATGCGGTAAAAATCTTACTGTTAAAGCTTGCCCCAAGTCGCTGCGTATCGTGGCCATGACCTGCTAG
- a CDS encoding 2-dehydropantoate 2-reductase, with the protein MKIAIVGSGAIGLYYGALLQRSGREVAFLMRSDLPVAKERGIRVVRKDETFVLDEVAAFARAEEIGVCDLVIVSLKATGNGSLAEILPPLVGRGTKLLTLQNGLGNDALLAELFPKNKVFGGLCFVCLNRIEPAVVENYMAGSISLGPRLGEDLAEAEEIVELFKAAGVKTRCEPNLAEVQWKKLVWNVPFNGLAIAAGGVTTDVIVGSPELCGEARALMREIIAASHFFGYDFGEGFEDYQIKITRPMEGYRPSSMIDFVEGRPVEVEAIWGEPLRQAKAAGVATPKLEMLYALLKRLCR; encoded by the coding sequence ATGAAAATTGCGATAGTTGGCTCGGGAGCCATCGGACTTTACTACGGAGCCCTGCTGCAGCGAAGCGGGCGGGAAGTAGCCTTTCTAATGCGCAGCGATCTGCCGGTGGCGAAGGAGCGAGGAATCCGCGTGGTCAGAAAAGACGAGACCTTTGTCTTGGACGAGGTGGCTGCATTTGCTCGAGCCGAAGAGATTGGCGTTTGCGATTTAGTGATCGTCTCCTTGAAGGCCACAGGAAATGGGAGTCTGGCTGAGATTTTGCCTCCACTGGTGGGGCGCGGCACGAAGCTGTTGACCTTGCAGAACGGCCTAGGCAATGACGCGCTGCTGGCTGAGCTCTTCCCGAAAAACAAGGTTTTTGGTGGCTTATGCTTTGTCTGCCTGAATCGCATCGAGCCGGCGGTGGTCGAAAACTACATGGCGGGCTCGATCAGTTTGGGACCTCGCTTGGGTGAAGACTTAGCGGAGGCCGAGGAGATTGTGGAGCTTTTCAAGGCGGCTGGGGTAAAGACGCGTTGTGAGCCAAACCTGGCGGAGGTGCAGTGGAAGAAGCTGGTTTGGAACGTGCCCTTCAATGGCTTGGCGATCGCGGCCGGCGGCGTCACTACGGACGTGATTGTCGGCTCCCCGGAGCTATGCGGGGAAGCTCGGGCGCTTATGCGCGAGATTATCGCCGCGTCCCATTTCTTTGGATACGATTTCGGTGAGGGCTTCGAGGATTACCAGATAAAGATTACGCGGCCGATGGAAGGCTATCGCCCCTCCAGCATGATCGATTTCGTAGAAGGTCGACCGGTGGAAGTGGAGGCGATCTGGGGCGAGCCGCTGCGTCAAGCGAAGGCGGCTGGGGTGGCGACGCCTAAGCTGGAGATGCTGTACGCGCTGCTAAAGCGTTTGTGCAGATAG